A DNA window from Myxocyprinus asiaticus isolate MX2 ecotype Aquarium Trade chromosome 15, UBuf_Myxa_2, whole genome shotgun sequence contains the following coding sequences:
- the LOC127452948 gene encoding melanocortin-2 receptor accessory protein 2A-like, with protein MQRLQYLNSTSMPNHNYEWSYEYYDDEEPLSFEELKAHRYSIVIGFWVGLAVFVIFMFFVLTLLTKTGAPHPEAAEPYEKRMRLISCAEGLRGQRVADTRTGLSRPLLEESQSLFHCYINEEAREGVRTLNDVNGAVHGRTGRGDSRGHVETTGLVVQNTVLETRVEREAALLAHFNIPNFVNSELSSALGEEDLLLGDPPIIMEEARPRCTHHIID; from the exons ATGCAGAGGTTGCAGTATTTAAACAGCACTAGTATGCCAAACCACAATTATGAATGGAGCTACGAATACTACGACGACGAAGAGCCCTTGTCTTTCGAGGAACTCAAAGCACATAGAT ATTCCATTGTGATCGGATTCTGGGTGGGTCTTGcagtttttgtcattttcatgttttttgttctGACTCTCCTGACCAAAACAGGAGCCCCACATCCAGA GGCTGCCGAGCCTTATGAAAAACGGATGCGGCTCATCAGCTGTGCAGAGGGTCTGAGGGGTCAGCGTGTGGCAGACACCCGGACGGGTCTCTCTCGCCCTTTACTGGAGGAGTCCCAGTCTCTTTTTCACTGTTACATCAATGAGGAGGCGCGAGAAGGGGTAAGGACTCTGAATGATGTTAATGGTGCTGTCCATGGACGTACGGGAAGAGGTGACTCCAGAGGGCATGTGGAGACAACTGGTTTAGTCGTCCAGAATACGGTCTTGGAGACTAGGGTGGAAAGAGAGGCTGCACTCCTGGCCCATTTCAACATTCCCAACTTTGTGAACTCTGAACTGAGCTCGGCTCTGGGGGAAGAAGACTTACTGCTGGGTGATCCCCCAATCATAATGGAGGAGGCCCGTCCTCGTTGTACACATCACATCATTGACTGA